A genomic segment from Streptomyces sp. NBC_00459 encodes:
- a CDS encoding S8/S53 family peptidase: protein MAPQRFQEQFDQIQRSMPGVELAMGPDDAAEFIYEKGVVLARDGEEARIVEDTVRAHFTTFAGLAADDVRRASPETNRSGITRIQVGDPAQGDRRGDRAVAGALRALRETEGNAGRRLVSRNHVVHIAPVNACPGDEPVPVPYTAGPNPALAESGYDADSAVGVLVVDTGLMHDYASYPAMAHVQGDPQIAECDANGVLQQYAGHGTFISGLVAAVAPNTNIVSRNTLNDAGAILESEFGDKLFEAVERDGWPAIISLSAGTSNGSTEGLLGLAAFMEALREQPRTLLVAAAGNNASATPFWPAAYADKPEYAQSVISVGALRSDGEFGACFSNHGAWVKVYAPGERLTGPLTGFGTPVPYIYQHSTYDTCRHHFTYACTCQDPQHLGVLSGDHETTSGTPDQAVFEGFAQWSGTSFATPVVAAMIAAHMTAHKEADPRVARQQLLAANTEFAEVRGAVVPALIPPTWSPVPVVNIPPAI from the coding sequence ATGGCACCTCAGCGTTTCCAGGAGCAGTTCGACCAGATCCAGCGCTCCATGCCAGGCGTCGAGCTGGCGATGGGGCCGGACGACGCCGCCGAGTTCATCTACGAGAAGGGCGTCGTCCTCGCCCGCGACGGCGAGGAGGCGCGGATCGTCGAGGACACCGTACGCGCGCACTTCACCACGTTCGCCGGTCTGGCGGCCGACGATGTGCGCCGGGCGAGCCCGGAGACCAACCGGTCCGGCATCACCCGGATCCAGGTCGGCGACCCGGCCCAGGGCGACCGGCGCGGCGACCGCGCGGTGGCGGGCGCGCTGCGCGCGCTCAGGGAGACGGAGGGCAACGCGGGACGCCGACTCGTCAGCCGCAATCACGTCGTGCACATCGCCCCCGTCAACGCCTGCCCCGGCGACGAGCCCGTGCCCGTCCCGTACACCGCGGGACCCAACCCGGCGCTGGCGGAGAGCGGTTACGACGCGGACAGCGCCGTCGGCGTTCTGGTCGTCGACACCGGCCTCATGCACGACTACGCGTCCTACCCGGCGATGGCACACGTCCAGGGCGACCCCCAGATCGCCGAGTGCGACGCGAACGGAGTGCTCCAGCAGTACGCGGGGCACGGCACGTTCATCTCGGGGCTCGTCGCGGCCGTCGCCCCCAACACGAACATCGTCTCCCGCAACACCCTCAACGACGCCGGCGCGATCCTGGAGTCCGAGTTCGGCGACAAGCTCTTCGAGGCCGTCGAGCGCGACGGCTGGCCGGCCATCATCAGCCTCTCCGCGGGCACGTCGAACGGCAGCACGGAAGGCCTGCTCGGCCTCGCCGCGTTCATGGAGGCCCTGCGCGAGCAGCCGCGCACCCTGCTGGTCGCCGCCGCCGGCAACAACGCCAGCGCCACCCCCTTCTGGCCCGCCGCCTACGCCGACAAGCCCGAGTACGCCCAGTCGGTGATCTCTGTCGGCGCCCTGCGCAGCGACGGCGAGTTCGGCGCCTGCTTCAGCAACCACGGCGCATGGGTGAAGGTCTACGCCCCCGGCGAGCGTCTCACCGGGCCGCTCACCGGCTTCGGGACGCCGGTGCCGTACATCTACCAGCACAGCACGTACGACACCTGCCGCCACCACTTCACCTACGCCTGCACCTGCCAGGACCCCCAGCACCTCGGCGTGCTCTCGGGGGACCACGAGACCACCTCGGGCACCCCGGACCAGGCGGTGTTCGAGGGGTTCGCGCAGTGGAGCGGCACCTCGTTCGCCACCCCGGTGGTCGCCGCGATGATCGCCGCCCACATGACCGCTCACAAGGAGGCCGACCCGCGCGTCGCCCGGCAGCAACTCCTCGCCGCGAACACCGAGTTCGCGGAGGTCCGGGGTGCGGTCGTACCGGCGCTGATCCCGCCCACGTGGAGCCCGGTGCCGGTAGTGAACATCCCGCCCGCCATATGA
- a CDS encoding ABC transporter permease: MLYFALRRFLSALLVMFAISVLVFLIFFATPGVDPAARIAGRNADPATLAQVRHSFGLDRPLPVRYLLMMRHLLIDRDLESFVNRGSKVIPQITQAMPVTLSLVIGAAVIWMTVGIVMGTVAAGLRGTAADPLIMLVGVVGVSLPAYWLGEVVNLLTQKRLHDSVFSWVPPPGYVELGRDPGQWALHLLFPWLTLALLYAGIYARLLRGEVVSALGEDYVRTARAKGLSERRILIRHALRCSLIPIVSLFGLDFGALVGGAALLTEVVFGLPGVGKLTFDALQNLDLPVIMGTVMYAAFFVVLANALVDILYARLDPRARHA; encoded by the coding sequence ATGCTGTACTTCGCGCTCCGGCGCTTCCTCTCCGCCCTGCTGGTGATGTTCGCGATCAGTGTGCTGGTGTTCCTGATCTTCTTCGCCACCCCGGGAGTCGACCCCGCCGCCCGTATCGCGGGCCGCAACGCCGACCCGGCCACCCTCGCCCAGGTACGGCACTCCTTCGGCCTGGACCGGCCGCTGCCCGTCCGCTATCTGCTGATGATGCGGCACCTCCTGATCGACCGGGACCTGGAGTCGTTCGTCAACCGCGGCTCGAAGGTCATCCCGCAGATCACACAGGCCATGCCGGTGACACTGTCGCTGGTGATCGGGGCGGCCGTCATCTGGATGACGGTCGGCATCGTCATGGGCACGGTGGCCGCCGGCCTGCGCGGCACGGCCGCCGACCCGCTGATCATGCTGGTCGGGGTCGTCGGTGTCTCGCTCCCCGCCTACTGGCTCGGCGAGGTCGTCAACCTCCTCACCCAGAAACGCCTGCACGACTCGGTGTTCTCCTGGGTACCGCCACCTGGGTACGTCGAACTGGGCAGGGACCCCGGCCAGTGGGCGCTGCACCTGCTCTTCCCGTGGCTGACCCTGGCGCTGCTGTATGCCGGCATCTACGCCCGGCTGCTGCGCGGCGAGGTCGTCAGCGCGCTCGGCGAGGACTACGTACGCACCGCGCGGGCCAAGGGGCTGTCCGAGCGGCGGATCCTGATCCGGCACGCGCTGCGCTGCTCGCTCATCCCGATCGTGTCGCTGTTCGGCCTGGACTTCGGCGCGCTGGTGGGCGGTGCGGCCCTGCTCACCGAGGTCGTCTTCGGCCTGCCGGGCGTCGGCAAGCTCACCTTCGACGCGCTCCAGAACCTGGACCTGCCCGTGATCATGGGTACGGTCATGTACGCGGCGTTCTTCGTGGTCCTCGCCAACGCGCTGGTCGACATCCTGTACGCGCGACTCGATCCGAGGGCCCGCCATGCCTGA
- a CDS encoding ABC transporter ATP-binding protein: MPEPLLPEPLLDVRDLRISFRTRTGTVTAVDGLSFSVAPGEILGVVGESGSGKSVSMLAVLRLLTSSNVTVTGEVLFRGRDLLALPDREMRSVRGREIAMVFQDPMTALTPVYTVGRQIAEQIRAHEKVSRKEALARAVGLLSDVGIPDAASRVDAYPHEFSGGMRQRAVIAMALACGPALLIADEPTTALDVTIQAQILDLMRELNGRGSAVVLITHDMGVVSEIADRVLVMYGGRAAEEGPRRAVFHGPRHPYTWGLLDSVPRVGGPRLRRLPTIAGVPVSPDSVPEGCPFAPRCPARHDLCDERPVLRGESGHLDACWLPDEERGTARRAARSAPDRKAAP; the protein is encoded by the coding sequence ATGCCTGAACCCCTACTCCCTGAACCCCTTCTCGACGTACGGGATCTGCGGATCAGCTTCCGTACCCGCACCGGGACGGTCACGGCCGTCGACGGGCTCTCCTTCTCGGTCGCCCCCGGCGAGATCCTGGGCGTCGTCGGCGAGTCGGGCTCCGGCAAGAGCGTGTCGATGCTGGCCGTACTGCGGCTGCTGACCAGCTCCAACGTCACCGTCACGGGTGAAGTCCTCTTCCGGGGGCGGGACTTGCTCGCTCTCCCCGACAGGGAGATGCGGTCGGTGCGCGGCCGGGAGATCGCCATGGTCTTCCAGGACCCGATGACCGCGCTGACGCCGGTCTACACGGTCGGCCGGCAGATCGCCGAGCAGATCCGGGCGCACGAGAAGGTGTCCAGGAAGGAGGCGCTCGCCCGGGCGGTCGGGCTGCTGTCCGACGTGGGCATCCCGGACGCCGCCTCGCGCGTCGACGCCTACCCGCACGAGTTCTCGGGCGGGATGCGGCAGCGGGCGGTCATCGCGATGGCCCTCGCCTGTGGTCCGGCGCTGCTGATCGCCGACGAGCCGACCACCGCGCTCGATGTGACGATCCAGGCCCAGATCCTCGACCTGATGCGGGAGTTGAACGGGCGCGGTTCGGCGGTGGTGCTCATCACGCACGACATGGGTGTGGTGTCCGAGATCGCCGACCGGGTGCTGGTCATGTACGGCGGGCGGGCGGCCGAGGAGGGCCCGCGCCGGGCCGTGTTCCACGGTCCCCGGCATCCGTACACCTGGGGGCTGCTCGACTCGGTGCCCCGGGTCGGCGGACCGCGGTTGCGCCGGCTGCCCACCATCGCGGGCGTGCCCGTGTCACCGGACAGCGTGCCGGAGGGATGCCCCTTCGCGCCGCGCTGCCCGGCGCGGCACGACCTCTGCGACGAACGCCCGGTACTCAGAGGCGAGTCGGGCCACCTCGACGCCTGCTGGCTGCCGGACGAGGAGCGCGGAACAGCCCGAAGGGCGGCCCGATCGGCACCGGACCGAAAGGCAGCGCCATGA
- a CDS encoding RNA polymerase sigma factor, translated as MRRTSGAPPSTAYDDWPYTRGGDVDRAAVGALVQSAVDGDAAGWKALVEGLSPLVWSVARAHRLSDADAHEVYSTVWFRFAQHLGRIREPEKAGSWLASTARHECLKVIKSSHRMTPTDDTQLLDRISDDRTPEQRVIESEEASAEAERIRQLWQEFEELGARCRQLLRILMSTPPPSYQEISAGLGIAVGSIGPLRQRCLRRLRVRLAARGVL; from the coding sequence ATGCGCAGGACGAGTGGAGCACCCCCTTCCACGGCGTACGATGACTGGCCGTACACGAGGGGTGGGGACGTGGACCGAGCTGCGGTCGGCGCCTTGGTCCAGTCCGCCGTCGACGGTGACGCGGCGGGCTGGAAGGCGCTGGTGGAGGGGTTGAGCCCGCTGGTGTGGTCGGTGGCGCGCGCCCACCGGCTGTCCGACGCGGACGCGCACGAGGTGTACTCGACCGTGTGGTTCCGTTTCGCCCAGCATCTGGGCCGGATCCGTGAACCGGAGAAGGCCGGTTCGTGGCTCGCGAGCACCGCACGGCACGAGTGCCTCAAGGTCATCAAGAGCAGCCACCGGATGACACCGACGGACGACACCCAACTGCTCGACCGGATCAGCGACGACCGTACGCCCGAGCAGCGGGTGATCGAGTCCGAGGAGGCCTCGGCCGAGGCGGAGCGCATCCGGCAGTTATGGCAGGAGTTCGAGGAACTCGGCGCCCGGTGCAGGCAGTTGCTGCGCATCCTGATGTCCACGCCGCCGCCGAGCTATCAGGAGATCTCCGCCGGCCTCGGTATCGCCGTGGGGAGCATCGGCCCCCTGCGCCAGCGCTGTCTGCGCCGGCTGCGGGTCCGGCTCGCCGCCCGGGGGGTGTTGTGA
- a CDS encoding ABC transporter ATP-binding protein, with translation MTTDPQARTGDADVLLRATDVTKHYPLRGDTLTLRRKVLRAVDGVSLEVRAGETLGVVGESGCGKSTLGRCLVRLTDITGGRVEFDGQDITSLSARRLRPVRPGMQLVFQDPQASLNPRRRAGDIVAEPLLIHRYGDAAAVRRRTAELFDVVGLSAAHLDRYPHEFSGGQRQRIGIARALATSPKLIVADEPVSALDVSIQAQVLNLFADLQDEFGLTYVFIAHDLGVVRHVSDRIAVMYLGEIVELADTETLYGAPAHPYTEALMSAVPEIDDGTGAPDGPRRERIVLTGDVPDPVAEPAGCTFHTRCPYAREVCAAERPRLVTTAAGSAVACHYPLVAAG, from the coding sequence GTGACCACGGACCCCCAGGCCCGAACCGGCGACGCCGACGTGCTGTTGCGCGCCACCGACGTCACCAAGCACTACCCGCTGCGCGGCGACACCCTCACCCTGCGCCGCAAGGTGCTGCGGGCCGTGGACGGGGTCTCGCTGGAGGTGCGCGCGGGTGAAACCCTCGGCGTCGTCGGCGAGTCCGGCTGCGGCAAGTCGACGCTCGGCCGCTGTCTGGTCCGGCTCACCGACATCACGGGCGGGCGGGTCGAGTTCGACGGGCAGGACATCACCAGCCTGTCCGCGCGCCGGCTGCGCCCCGTACGACCGGGGATGCAGCTCGTCTTCCAGGACCCGCAGGCCTCCCTGAACCCGCGCCGCCGCGCCGGGGACATCGTCGCCGAGCCGCTGCTCATCCACCGGTACGGGGACGCAGCCGCCGTCCGGCGCCGGACGGCCGAGCTGTTCGACGTGGTGGGGCTGTCGGCGGCCCATCTGGACCGCTACCCGCACGAGTTCTCGGGCGGTCAGCGTCAACGCATCGGTATCGCAAGGGCGTTGGCGACGTCGCCGAAGCTGATCGTCGCCGACGAGCCGGTGTCCGCGCTCGATGTGTCGATCCAGGCGCAGGTGCTGAACCTGTTCGCCGATCTCCAGGACGAGTTCGGGCTGACGTATGTCTTCATCGCGCACGACCTGGGCGTGGTCCGTCATGTCTCGGACCGGATCGCTGTCATGTATCTCGGTGAGATCGTCGAACTCGCCGACACCGAGACGCTGTACGGGGCTCCCGCTCACCCCTACACCGAGGCGCTGATGTCGGCGGTCCCGGAGATCGACGACGGGACCGGCGCCCCGGACGGGCCGCGCCGGGAACGGATCGTCCTCACCGGAGACGTGCCCGACCCGGTGGCCGAACCGGCCGGTTGCACCTTCCACACGCGGTGTCCGTACGCACGGGAGGTGTGTGCGGCGGAGCGGCCCCGGCTCGTCACGACGGCAGCGGGGAGTGCGGTCGCCTGCCACTACCCGCTGGTGGCCGCGGGCTGA